In Brettanomyces nanus chromosome 3, complete sequence, a single genomic region encodes these proteins:
- a CDS encoding uncharacterized protein (MEROPS:MER0018621~EggNog:ENOG41), which yields MVPRKTRTKLNARVNLSTIKGRETSFEPFMMNGILMKWPHSETLTPEEMAADGFYYDPTYSHQDGVTCFYCKKKEHDWMGLLDQQLDMDDGIQRKPPIIRHLESSPNCPNARLLGARFECEHTTDFHWERDDLFQDPMNSAEIRIKTFIGWPYKKKKGFPGAEELAANGFYYLGYDKGDDAVTCLYCGVSLEGWEEGDSVIEEHKARCLGCYVFHYKEKKEASDCRNSSLYRMSLRSKKREIVGPEIDLQDDMPDMDVNNKPSYANDTSRPLKVDEHGLAYEEIPDEGYLDESDDRNILPSEPVNIPASSLNELSDFYIEPSVSGPSTFFHRSRDNTSTLKESKGVEIPKELEEVEESAAPEAIEEPMDDITDYNDYGDANVNEEKQLVLRKPDSTRDLVEAIKEEVRQEVIKQMIAIHGREAESDGDKKKKHKHKRKHKEKKEKEKKHKKRKKGRKGGEKEAAVTIKEIPKEKLDNDTPQEKVLAPLRTPIVLERSSGNLQEQPSKKSIKVKEEKLESPAASPAVAFPPIYIKRETSPAVDDSSSSILPVKRHFENDSMLRMHRQARKMNDGSVIPSDDPLSFTSEKINHLKVKKRQLKETDIKMNEEQKTEQPLQDNEPIEEQTTEQPLQDNEQIEEQKTEQALQDNEQMKEALQKVQTLTDVDSDILLENVPPSDEFGDAKLRSSPVATPKAVNTFDDYVSTVVDEVDEHSDNADELLAELTKNQSTPYGKGTKKRSSLSPRTRPSMDLKKKLKMSMGEFEEKKSEGEKPDAASSSVSHSSSPSTAATSTTSSWEPINIKDTPKYCQDLEEAAVCLKQLLSSEYRVLSEDMDGGLTDFIGEMPPEELGMTIKEWLEHRAEQAAIVIRQKTAEMKKQFEADALRALQVLEKMPCDD from the coding sequence ATGGTGCCCCGTAAAACACGAACAAAGCTTAATGCACGGGTCAATTTGTCAACCATCAAAGGGCGAGAGACCTCATTTGAGCCGTTTATGATGAATGGGATTTTAATGAAATGGCCCCACAGCGAAACTCTAACACCAGAAGAGATGGCGGCTGATGGTTTTTACTATGATCCGACTTATAGCCATCAGGATGGCGTGACGTGTTTTTATTGCAAGAAAAAGGAACATGATTGGATGGGATTACTTGATCAACAATTAGATATGGATGATGGAATACAAAGAAAGCCTCCTATAATACGTCATCTAGAGAGTTCTCCGAACTGTCCCAACGCAAGATTGCTTGGTGCCAGATTTGAATGCGAACATACGACAGATTTTCACTGGGAGCGGGATGATTTGTTCCAAGATCCAATGAATTCTGCAGAAATAAGAATTAAAACGTTCATAGGCTGGCCCtataagaaaaagaagggaTTTCCCGGTGCCGAAGAATTGGCTGCGAACGGATTCTACTATTTGGGATACGATAAGGGAGATGATGCAGTGACGTGCTTATACTGTGGTGTGAGTTTGGAAGGATGGGAAGAGGGAGATAGCGTGATAGAAGAACATAAAGCGAGATGTTTGGGGTGTTATGTTTTCCActataaagaaaaaaaggaggCAAGCGACTGCAGGAATAGTTCTCTGTATAGGATGTCATTGAGGAGCAAGAAACGAGAGATTGTTGGTCCAGAAATAGATCTACAGGATGATATGCCTGATATGGATGTGAACAACAAGCCTTCCTACGCAAATGATACCTCTCGTCCATTAAAAGTTGATGAACATGGTCTTGCgtatgaagaaattcctGATGAGGGATATCTTGACGAATCAGACGACAGAAATATTCTTCCCAGCGAGCCTGTCAATATTCCTGCCTCTTCTCTCAATGAGCTCAGCGATTTCTACATTGAGCCATCTGTAAGTGGACCCTCCACTTTCTTTCACCGATCCAGGGATAATACAAGTACTCTAAAGGAAAGTAAAGGAGTTGAGATTCCCAAGGAACTTGAGGAGGTGGAAGAAAGTGCTGCTCCGGAGGCTATAGAAGAGCCGATGGATGACATTACTGACTACAATGATTATGGCGACGCGAATGTTAACGAGGAGAAGCAGCTGGTATTGAGAAAGCCGGACTCAACTCGTGATCTAGTTGAAGCCATTAAGGAAGAAGTTCGGCAGGAAGTTATAAAGCAAATGATAGCGATACATGGACGAGAGGCAGAGTCTGATGgagacaagaagaagaagcataaGCATAAGCGTAAGCacaaggagaagaaggaaaaggagaagaagcataaaaagagaaagaagggGAGAAAAGGAGGAGAGAAGGAGGCTGCAGTGACGATTAAGGAGATACCGAAGGAAAAGCTTGATAACGACACTCCCCAGGAGAAAGTTTTAGCTCCTTTGAGAACACCTATTGTTTTGGAGAGGTCGAGTGGAAATCTTCAAGAGCAGCCTTCCAAAAAGTCAATTAAAGTaaaggaggagaagttAGAGTCACCTGCAGCTAGTCCTGCAGTTGCTTTTCCTCCTATTTACATCAAAAGAGAGACATCTCCGGCAGTTGATGATTCATCGAGCTCCATTTTGCCGGTAAAGCGGCACTTCGAGAATGATTCAATGTTAAGAATGCATAGACAGGCTAGAAAGATGAATGATGGATCTGTAATTCCATCCGATgatcctctttcttttacCAGCGAGAAAATAAATCACctaaaggtgaagaagagacagCTAAAGGAGACTGATATCAAAATGAACGAGGAGCAGAAGACGGAACAGCCATTGCAAGACAATGAACCGATTGAGGAGCAGACGACAGAACAGCCATTGCAAGACAATGAACAGATCGAGGAGCAGAAGACGGAACAGGCATTGCAAGACAATGAACAGATGAAGGAAGCTCTGCAGAAGGTGCAGACATTGACGGACGTGGACTCAGACATTCTACTTGAAAACGTGCCACCCTCAGACGAATTCGGTGATGCCAAACTAAGATCTTCGCCTGTAGCAACACCGAAGGCAGTTAATACTTTCGATGATTATGTGAGCACTGTTGTGGATGAAGTCGATGAACATAGTGATAACGCAGACGAACTGTTGGCAGAATTGACCAAAAATCAAAGTACTCCATATGGTAAAGGGACAAAGAAACGGTCTAGTTTGTCACCACGGACACGACCTTCtatggatttgaagaagaagttgaagatgagtaTGGGAGAatttgaggagaagaaaagcgAGGGAGAGAAGCCAGATGCTGCGTCTTCCTCTGTGTCTCATTCGTCGTCTCCATCCACCGCTGCCACATCTACGACAAGTTCCTGGGAGCCAATTAATATAAAGGATACCCCAAAGTACTGTCAGGATCTAGAAGAAGCGGCAGTGTGTCTAAAGCAGCTACTGAGTTCTGAATACAGAGTTCTCAGTGAGGATATGGATGGAGGATTGACGGATTTTATAGGTGAAATGCCACCGGAAGAGTTAGGAATGACTATAAAAGAGTGGTTAGAGCATCGTGCGGAACAGGCAGCGATAGTTATTAGGCAGAAAACTgcagagatgaagaagcagtttgaAGCTGACGCTTTAAGAGCATTGCAAGTACTAGAAAAGATGCCGTGCGACGATTAA
- the GRR1 gene encoding SCF ubiquitin ligase complex subunit (BUSCO:EOG093419O5) — MSRNYTVRPVASLGRGFEVSGNTEGTMSNTGNIGNTSVTANPASASASVSVSVSASASASASASASVSASASASSDDGDYIQETEQDTEQDTEQDTDHERETGRQLLLRAQARIERRFKHTGTINYADASTGLSSTYAHAYGKPIAMLPPEVLCLIFSYMHSKSDSINITLTCKYWAELIVELIWFRPGISNESVLNKLGAVMKLQRDKTYWDYRQYIKRLNLSLVPNLVTDAYLNLFTGCENLERITLVNCTHIGSKAVASLLHGCTRLQSIDLTGVRDIQDDIYEQLATNCKRLQGLYAPGLFKVSKHAVLDVIHCCPLLKRVKLSDCPGVDDEVLHELVINCPNLVEIDLHGCDKITNTAMHEMFASLEYLKEFKISKNENVTGVCFDSVDGSELCLDKLRILDFTQCSNITDSAVEKFVALAPRLRNVVLSKCIAITDRSLRAIATLGKNLHYVHLGHCSNITDFGARELIKCCYRLQYIDLACCTQLTNATVFELAQLPKLKRIGLVKCSQITDEGILALAENSRAHEDNLERVHLSYCMNLTLYPIYRLLKAFPKLTHISLTGVAQFLRHDITQFCREPPQEFNPHQKSIFCVFSGEGVNQLRAYLTQLIETPQDPEREINELLDIITSVTEGVQNVDDTVLNADPLQRQRLRVFVDTLDRFINDYHGMRIPRQHLELFAKCVFTRLPAVHVPRIQRFFQILQNHPLQLQPRRPAQPARQGAPQPQTPGTATPARGLPVQSTATQLAATAAATAAAAAASAASVTPPPAPEVRIYERQRRQRPSRAQYETRIVGGVQREIAIPRAPMEAELFQQRQSEHRQARPQREHREQGAPHDDPDVAMDDI, encoded by the coding sequence ATGAGCCGGAATTATACCGTAAGGCCAGTAGCCTCTCTTGGCagaggctttgaagtttCTGGTAATACGGAGGGTACTATGAGTAATACGGGCAATATAGGCAATACGAGTGTTACAGCGAATCCAGCGTCCGCGTCCGCGTCCGTTTCAGTCTCAGtttcagcatcagcatcagcatcagcatcggCATCGGCATCGGTTTCAGCATCGGCCTCAGCATCCTCGGATGATGGCGACTACATACAAGAAACAGAGCAGGATACAGAACAGGACACAGAACAAGACACAGACCACGAGCGCGAGACGGGACGACAACTCTTGTTAAGAGCTCAGGCTCgtatagaaagaagatttaAGCACACAGGGACCATCAACTATGCTGATGCATCGACTGGACTATCGTCTACGTATGCCCATGCGTACGGGAAGCCCATAGCAATGCTTCCTCCTGAGGTGTTATGCCTGATATTCAGCTACATGCACTCGAAGAGTGATTCAATAAACATCACTCTCACATGCAAATACTGGGCTGAGTTGATTGTGGAACTGATTTGGTTCCGACCCGGTATATCCAACGAGTCAGTGCTCAACAAACTTGGCGCTGTCATGAAATTACAACGTGATAAAACTTACTGGGATTATAGGCAGTACATTAAGCGACTGAACTTATCGTTGGTTCCAAATTTGGTCACGGATGCATATTTAAATTTGTTCACGGGTTGCGAGAACCTAGAACGAATCACGTTGGTAAATTGCACACACATAGGCTCCAAGGCAGTAGCATCCTTATTACATGGGTGCACACGATTGCAATCTATCGACCTTACAGGAGTTAGAGATATTCAGGATGATATATACGAGCAACTAGCCACAAATTGTAAGAGGTTACAAGGATTGTATGCTCCTGGTTTATTTAAAGTGTCCAAACATGCCGTTTTGGACGTGATCCATTGCTGTCCTCTTCTTAAAAGAGTCAAGTTGAGCGACTGTCCCGGTGTTGATGACGAGGTTTTGCACGAACTTGTTATTAACTGTCCCAATTTGGTGGAAATTGATTTGCATGGATGCGATAAAATCACCAATACGGCTATGCACGAGATGTTTGCGTCGCTCGAGTACCTCAAAGAGTTCAAGATCTCTAAGAATGAGAACGTGACAGGAGTTTGCTTTGATTCTGTAGATGGCTCAGAGCTTTGCCTTGATAAGTTGAGAATTCTTGATTTTACGCAGTGTTCTAATATCACGGACAGTGCCGTGGAGAAGTTTGTGGCATTGGCACCGAGACTCAGAAACGTGGTGCTTTCCAAATGCATCGCTATTACAGATCGATCTCTCAGAGCCATTGCCACGCTCGGGAAGAACTTGCACTACGTTCATTTAGGTCATTGCAGCAACATCACCGACTTTGGTGCTCGTGAGCTGATCAAATGCTGTTATAGATTGCAATACATTGATTTAGCATGCTGCACACAGCTCACGAATGCTACAGTCTTTGAATTGGCTCAACTACCGAAGTTGAAACGTATAGGATTAGTTAAGTGCTCTCAAATCACAGATGAAGGTATCTTGGCGTTGGCTGAAAACTCACGTGCACATGAGGATAATCTAGAAAGAGTGCATCTTAGTTACTGCATGAATCTTACCCTCTACCCGATCTACAGACTTCTTAAGGCATTTCCAAAGCTTACGCACATCAGTCTAACGGGTGTAGCACAGTTTTTAAGGCATGATATTACACAGTTTTGTCGAGAGCCACCGCAGGAGTTTAATCCTCACCAAAAATCGATTTTTTGCGTTTTCTCGGGAGAAGGGGTGAACCAGTTGAGAGCATACTTGACACAATTGATTGAGACTCCTCaagatccagaaagagaaatcaatgaaTTGCTCGATATCATTACATCTGTGACAGAAGGTGTTCAGAATGTGGATGATACTGTGCTTAATGCAGATCCATTGCAAAGGCAGAGACTTAGAGTCTTTGTGGATACACTTGATAGATTTATCAATGATTATCATGGGATGCGGATTCCTCGACAGCATTTGGAGCTGTTTGCCAAGTGTGTTTTTACGAGGTTACCGGCAGTTCACGTTCCAAGGATCCAAAGAttttttcagattttgCAGAATCATCCATTGCAACTACAACCGCGTCGTCCTGCCCAACCAGCTAGGCAAGGGGCTCCACAGCCACAGACACCTGGAACCGCTACTCCAGCAAGAGGACTACCAGTGCAGTCGACAGCAACGCAACTAGCGGCAACAGCtgcagcaacagcagcagcagcagcagcatcagCAGCATCCGTAACACCACCACCGGCACCGGAAGTCCGAATATATGAACGACAGCGTCGACAAAGACCTTCACGTGCACAATACGAGACACGAATTGTTGGAGGAGTTCAGAGAGAGATTGCCATACCACGAGCACCCATGGAGGCTGAGCTATTTCAGCAAAGGCAGTCTGAACACAGGCAGGCAAGACCGCAGAGAGAACACAGAGAACAGGGAGCACCACATGATGATCCAGATGTGGCTATGGATGATATATAA
- the RPL34A gene encoding 60S ribosomal protein L34A, translated as MAQRITLRRRNPYNTKSNQIKVVKTPGGRLIAHHIKKVASRPKCGDCGTPLPGIAQLRPRQYASISKTHKTVSRAYGGSRCANCVKERIIRAFLIEEQKIVKKVLKDQASKDKKN; from the coding sequence ATGGCTCAGAGAATCACtcttagaagaagaaacccATACAATACCAAATCTAACCAGATTAAGGTTGTCAAGACCCCTGGTGGAAGATTGATCGCTCACCACATCAAGAAGGTGGCCTCAAGACCAAAGTGTGGTGATTGTGGTACTCCATTGCCAGGTATCGCTCAGTTGAGACCAAGACAATATGCATCTATTTCCAAAACTCACAAGACTGTTTCCAGAGCCTACGGTGGTTCTAGATGTGCCAACTGTGTCAAAGAGAGAATCATCAGAGCTTTCTTGATCGAGGAGCAGAAGATTGTCaagaaggtgttgaaggaTCAGGCTTccaaggataagaagaactGA
- a CDS encoding uncharacterized protein (EggNog:ENOG41) has protein sequence MSFLRLASRHSLQLNRQLALNSVSIFRMGLSSKVAPVVSTKAPPAAASYSHAIKANGFVYVSGQIPYTPDGKAVKGSFSAQSEQVIKNCIGIVEDANSSLENIVKCNIFLTDISKFGEFNKVYSKYFNSHKPARSCVAVKDLPLGCPLEMEVIAVEK, from the coding sequence ATGTCGTTTTTAAGATTAGCATCCAGACACTCTCTTCAATTGAACAGACAACTAGCTCTTAACTCTGTCTCTATTTTCAGAATGGGTCTATCATCTAAGGTGGCTCCTGTCGTTTCTACTAAAGCTCCTCCTGCCGCAGCTTCCTACTCTCACGCTATTAAGGCCAATGGCTTCGTCTACGTATCTGGTCAAATTCCTTATACTCCAGATGGAAAAGCTGTCAAAGGAAGTTTCTCTGCACAATCTGAGCAGGTCATAAAGAATTGCATAGGTATCGTTGAAGATGCCAATTCATCTTTAGAAAACATTGTTAAGTgcaacatcttcttgacTGATATTTCCAAGTTTGGCGAATTCAACAAGGTTTACTCAAAGTACTTTAATAGTCATAAACCCGCTAGATCTTGCGTTGCTGTCAAGGACTTGCCTTTGGGATGTCCTTTAGAGATGGAGGTCATTGCTGTTGAGAAATGA
- the HIS1 gene encoding ATP phosphoribosyltransferase (ATP-PRTase) (ATP-PRT), producing the protein MDLVNYLPDRLMFAVPKKGRLYEKCLSLLKGADIQFHRSNRLDIAICLNLPIALIFLPAADIPTFVGEGRCDIGITGYDQVHESNVDVDMGLDLHFGNCKLQIQVPRNGPYTKPEQLIGKTIVSTFTNLTRQYFERLEKIKPGEVLKTKIKYVGGSVEASCALGVGDAIVDLVESGETMKAAGLQAIETVLSTSAHLIVSRHPSHPQLVKLIKSRMEGLLAAQKYVLCNYNAPRDKLPVLLKVTPGRRAATVSPLDEDNWVAVSSMIQRKDMANILDLLKEQGATDILVFEISNCRV; encoded by the coding sequence ATGGATTTAGTCAACTATTTGCCAGACAGATTGATGTTTGCAGTGCCTAAAAAGGGCCGTCTTTATGAAAAATGCCTCAGCCTCTTGAAAGGTGCAGATATTCAATTCCATAGATCCAACAGATTGGACATAGCCATCTGTCTGAATCTACCTATTGCACTCATCTTTTTGCCAGCTGCTGACATCCCCACGTTTGTGGGTGAAGGACGCTGTGATATTGGTATCACTGGCTATGACCAGGTCCATGAGAGTaatgttgatgttgatatgGGATTGGATTTACACTTTGGTAACTGCAAGTTGCAGATACAAGTTCCCCGTAACGGTCCTTATACAAAGCCAGAACAGCTAATTGGCAAAACTATCGTTTCCACCTTCACCAATTTGACTAGACAGTATTTTGAGAGATTGGAAAAGATCAAACCGGGCGAAGTTCTCAAGACCAAGATCAAGTATGTGGGAGGATCCGTGGAAGCCTCGTGCGCTTTAGGTGTTGGTGATGCCATTGTGGACTTGGTGGAAAGCGGAGAAACCATGAAAGCAGCTGGCTTACAGGCTATCGAAACGGTTCTTTCCACTTCGGCCCACTTGATTGTGTCGCGTCATCCATCTCACCCACAATTGGtcaagttgatcaagtCTAGAATGGAGGGTTTGTTGGCTGCCCAAAAATACGTTCTATGCAATTATAATGCACCAAGAGATAAACTTCCTGTGCTTCTCAAGGTCACACCGGGTAGACGTGCTGCAACCGTTTCTCCTTTAGATGAGGATAATTGGGTGGCTGTTTCTAGTATGATTCAGAGAAAGGATATGGCAAACATTTTGGATCTATTGAAAGAGCAAGGAGCAACTGATATATTGGTGTTTGAAATATCCAACTGTAGAGTTTAA